From Planctomycetia bacterium:
GGACCAAAAGCGGAAAATCGAGACTTCCCAGTTGGGTTGAGCATGGAGCCGGTCCAGGCTCGCAATGGTCGCCATTTTATCGTTGGGCTCCCAGCCGCGTCTACTTCATGTCCCGACTAATCCGCTCTGAAGTCGAATTCATGGGAGAGAATGCACTGCCACGGAAATGCCACGGCATTTAAAAACTTGCTTGGCCTCGCTCAATCGCTTCAATGATTTGGTTTGTAACTGAGGTGTAGGTCTGCTGTCGACATTGGCGTTGCAAGCAGGTTCGCTGCTGCGAACCTGCCTAGACCCGCGCTAATGAGCGGGGAATCCTTCGCCAAAAACACCTCGGCCGTAAGGTCGTCCGCGTCGTGACCGTTCCCGACACGTCGCAACACGTAACCATGAATGGCGGCGCAATGCATCCGATAGAGCTGCGTCATGGCAGCAGGGTCGCGTTGAGCCTGCTCGATCAAGCTCCGTTCATTTGGGGCGGTAGCAATCAGCTCCGGCGGCACAGCGGCTTGGGCTGCAAGCATGCGTTAAGCGTTTCTGTCAATACGTGCGGCCGTAATACAAAGGAAAAGACCAATGACGCCGCCGAGGTTCCCATAAACCGGTTGAAACCTGAGATTTATTCAACCAAAATGCCGTCCGAGGCCTGCCGAGGTGGTCTGCGGGCTCGTCACGTTCGATTCGGGCGGCTAACTGCATGGACTTACGACGTGAGCCACGATTCGAAGAATGCATTTGTGCGTTGCCCAACATTTGCCGAAGGCGCTCGCATGTCCGACGAATTCGTTCTGACCTACCCTTGCTTCGTCCCCACATCCAAAGATGGTAAGCAGTTGCTAACGGTATACGTCGATGACGTGCCCGCAATTGTTTTCATCACCGACGAGGACCTGCTGGCGAGATTCTTTCGGAGTCGCTCCGAGGGGAACGACAAGTCCGTGGTGAGTGCCATTCAGTTTGGCGACCACAATCGGCTATTGGATGGAATGCGCAGTATTGAGGCCCAAGCGATCGCGGATGGGATCGAGCATGTGGCAATCGATCCTGGGGGGAGATTCAAATGTGCGTATACGACCATCCGCGAATTCGTGGAATACGTGGAAGGATTGTTTGAATAAACCGCAATCCGCAAGATTGCGCTTTCCTCGGCCACCTTCGCAACACGTCTCACAAATTGTGTGACAGCAGGAATATTGGAGCTTGACACGAATCTCGATTAGCTTGCCTCCGCATACTGGCCAAGCCGTTCGGCAAGGTTGCTGGGCTTGGGATGAGTCTGCCTTCTCTATGTAGTTGACTTCGCGCTTCTCGTTCATGGAAGCTCGCCTCCCTACTCGGCATCGGAATTAAGTTGGACGCTGGTTCACGCAAGTTACCTCACCGGCTCTGTCACTTTCTTCCAAAACCAAGGGCGGAGTGACGTATCCGCCGAGTATGTCTCTCCCGTGACCGTGTCCACGAGGAACGGTTCCTTCGTCGCCGCATTCTCCAGCTTGTAGGGGCAACGACGACGGGGACAGAGGTGGCGCAGTAGGCGCAATATTCAGCACGATGGAGGCGGCGAACATGATTTCCAGAATCGTGCGCGAGCTGAATCGTGCTTCCAGGCGACTCCTACTCAGATGCCAATGCTGCAACGCGCGACGGCAGCTTAAACAGCACGCCCGCGGCAATACCGCGCTATCGAAGGTTACAACTCCATCACATGATGCGAAGCTGGCCAACCATCCATTGAAAAGGTGGGCGGGCTTGGAGGCGTCGGTCGAAGTCCGTTCGGGAACTTCGCCGACGCGCCGGCAAAGTAGAGTATAATCCCGCCCCGTCGTCACCAGCCCCAGCAGACGACTTTTTTTCAGAATTCCGAATTGCAGAACTGATCGATGAGGCAGTGGCTTTAGAATTACGCGCTCATGTCGGTGGATTTGATTTAACGATCACGGCAGGACGTCCAAATTCAGCAGCGCATTAAATCCAAGTAAGCAGGTGGTGATTGGTCGCTGCGTCGCTGTTGGCTACGTTCCGCGATTTACACCGGCCCAGCCGGGCGCGCCTGGTCGGTGTCGTTATCGTCGCAATGGCTTGTTATCACGCAGTTTAGGGACGGCTTTGCATGCCATTTAGCTTGCCATTTAAGTATTTCTTTATTTTTTAAGGCGCGATTACGAGCTAAGGCTGCCTTTAATCATAGAGAATTGTGTTATGGCCTTCCCCCCAGAGTCTGGTCCAAGATCCCTGATCACACTTGCTCGCGCCGGCGATGAGCGTGCATTAGGACATTTGCTGGACGCATATCGCACTTATCTTCGTCTATTGGCGCGCCATCAATTGAGAAACCGTTTGCCTGGAAAAGTCGACGATTCTGATTTGGTTCAAGAGACGCTCTTAGACGCGCATCGAGATTTCGGCACCTTTCGCGGGCAAAGTGCCACTGAGTTAACGGCCTGGCTGCGGGGTATCCTGGCACATAATCTGGCAGAGCAACTGGAGCGATTCTACGGGACTCGATGTCGCGATCCACGACTGGAACAACGACTCGCGGTGGAACTGGAACAATCTTCACAGGCCTTCGAACAGAACTTGATTGGTCAACAACCGTCGCCCAGCGAAATGGCCTTGCAAAAAGATCAAGCGCTACAGCTGGCAAATATTCTGGATGCGTTACCGCCGGACTATCGCGACGTCATTCTATTGCGGCATGTGGAGGAGTTGGCATTTTGGCAGGTTGCGGAGCGCATGCAACGCAGTGTCGACAGCGTGAAACATCTTTGGACGCGAGCGCTAATACAAATCCGCCGAGAGTTGAGGATTCGCGATGAAATCTGATACACCGGTTCCGGTGACGGCGGACGGCCTAACTCTGGCCGCCAGCGATCCTGAGCGCCAGCTGGTTCAAGCAATTGAGGAATACCTCCGCTGCGTCGAACTACAGCTGCCCTTCGATCGTCAGCGGTTTTTGGAGGATCACGCAGACATTGCTGGCTTGCTCGAGGAATGCTTGGGAGGACTCGAATACGTCCAGCTGGTTTCGCGGCGACTTCAGGAATCAACTGCTGACAATCCTGTGACGGCGGCTGGTTCGTCGAATCCGCCGGAAACGCTCGGCGACTATCAACTGCGGCGCGAAATCGGTCGCGGCGGGATGGGGATCGTCTATGAAGCAGTCCAACTTTCCATTGGTCGTACGGTGGCGCTTAAGGTACTTCCCTTCGCTGCGGTGCTGGATCCAAGGCACCTCCAGCGATTTCGTAATGAGGCATTAGCGGCCGCCAATTTAGATCATCCGCATATTGTTGATGTGCTGGGCGTGGGCTGTGAACGTGGGGTCCACTTCTATGTGATGCGACATATTCCTGGAACGACGTTGGCCCAGGTTATTGCCAAGGAAGAGACGACACGACCAGCAGGGTCTTCTGATGTACACAACACCTCCGGCGATACTGCTCCGAAAGCCGCGCTGTCCACGCTGCGCTCCGAAGTGCCGGCGACGTACTTTCGCCGTCTGGCAGAACTAGGCATGGAGGCTGCAGACGCCCTGGAGCACGCGCATCAGATGGGGGTCATTCATCGTGATATCAAGCCCTCCAATCTGCTTTTGGACCAGCGTGGAAAACTGTGGGTCACGGATTTCGGCCTTGCGCATGTCGAAGCGAACAACTCGATCACCCTGCCGGGAGATATGCTCGGCACGCTGCGCTACATGAGCCCGGAACAGGCGTCTGGACGACCCACCCTCGTGGACCATCGAACGGACATCTATTCACTTGGTGCGACGCTCTACGAAATGGCGGGCGGCCGCCCCGTGGTCGAAGCACAGGAGCGCGCGGCGATCCTCCATGCGATCGCAGAAAACGATCCGATCCGCCTCCGCACGTTCACGCCGTCCCTTCCGATCGATTTGGAAACAATTATCCTCAAGTGTCTCGCTAAGGAGAAAAGCCGACGCTATCAGACCGCACAAGAACTCAGTGACGATTTAGGACGGTTTCTGCAACAGAAACCGATTCACGCGCGGCCGCCTCATTGGATGGACTCACTCCGCAAGTCGATGCGCAGGCACCGCTCGGGTTGGTTGGCCGTCTCAACTATGGCATTCGTCTTGCTCCTCGTGGCGATCGTGGCCCTCGTCTGGAAGGACTCTGTCACCCAGGCTGCACTGGCCGTGGAGCAAATTGAAAGGGCGCGTGCCGAACACAAT
This genomic window contains:
- a CDS encoding sigma-70 family RNA polymerase sigma factor, with translation MAFPPESGPRSLITLARAGDERALGHLLDAYRTYLRLLARHQLRNRLPGKVDDSDLVQETLLDAHRDFGTFRGQSATELTAWLRGILAHNLAEQLERFYGTRCRDPRLEQRLAVELEQSSQAFEQNLIGQQPSPSEMALQKDQALQLANILDALPPDYRDVILLRHVEELAFWQVAERMQRSVDSVKHLWTRALIQIRRELRIRDEI